A window of Parasynechococcus marenigrum WH 8102 contains these coding sequences:
- a CDS encoding DEAD/DEAH box helicase, translated as MAASGLDPSKIFPFPLDDFQLEAIDALNQGHSVVVSAPTGSGKTLVGEYAIHRALAHGQKVFYTTPLKALSNQKLRDFREAYGDDNVGLMTGDLSVNREASIVVMTTEIFRNMLYAEASEQDDPLADVEAVVLDECHYMNDSQRGTVWEESIIHCPPSVQLVALSATVANAGQLTDWIQKVHGPTTLVLSDYRPVPLQFSFCSAKGLHPLLNDAGTGLHPNCKVWRAPKGHKRKGRSAKPPQPEPPPISFVVAQMAERDMLPAIYFIFSRRGCDKAVRDLGIQCLVNKEEQARIRARLKAYSSENPEAVRDGIHADALLRGIAAHHAGVLPAWKELIEELFQQGLVKVVFATETLAAGINMPARTTVIAALSKRTERGHRPLMGSEFLQMAGRAGRRGLDSRGYVVTVQSRFEGVREAGQLATSPADPLVSQFTPSYGMVLNLLQRHDLNKARELVERSFGRYLASLDLVEEEDVLSQLRLQLGQLEGVAGDIPWEDFEEYEKLRGRLREERRLLRILQQQAEETLANELTLALQFASTGTLVSLKSPQLRGRVTPAVIVDKIEGPGQFPLLLCLSDENLWLLLPCQSVVSIHAELSCLQVDGVTAPDLHKAGELRHGDQASGGLALAVAHVARRHDMTMPQYDLAGEVLTQARTVQALEQEQEAHPAHRWGDRKQLKKHRRRMEELEQEIEERQRLLHHRSNRHWETFLALLEILQQFGCLDELTPTEIGRTVAALRGDNELWLGLALMSGHLDDLSAPDLAAVFEAISTEVNRPDLWSGFPPPPAAEEALHDLSGLRRELLRAQERLGVVLPAWWEPELMGLVESWARGTDWSDLIANTSLDEGDVVRIMRRTVDLLAQVPYCEAISEQLRSHARQALRAINRFPVAEAEDLLKQAGDQNPATERAA; from the coding sequence ATGGCTGCGTCCGGCCTCGACCCATCGAAGATCTTTCCGTTCCCACTGGATGACTTCCAGTTGGAGGCGATTGATGCGTTGAATCAGGGCCACTCGGTGGTGGTCAGTGCACCGACGGGATCCGGCAAGACCCTGGTGGGGGAGTACGCCATCCATCGGGCCCTCGCCCATGGCCAGAAGGTGTTTTACACAACGCCACTCAAGGCGCTGTCCAACCAGAAGCTGCGTGATTTCCGCGAGGCCTACGGCGACGACAACGTCGGTCTGATGACCGGTGACCTCAGCGTCAACCGTGAGGCGTCAATCGTGGTGATGACTACGGAGATCTTCCGCAACATGCTCTATGCGGAAGCCAGCGAACAGGACGACCCACTGGCGGATGTGGAAGCCGTGGTGCTGGATGAGTGCCATTACATGAACGACTCCCAGCGCGGCACGGTCTGGGAGGAGTCGATCATTCACTGCCCGCCTTCGGTGCAGCTGGTGGCCCTGTCGGCAACGGTCGCCAATGCCGGGCAGCTCACCGATTGGATCCAGAAGGTGCATGGTCCAACCACCCTGGTGCTCAGTGACTATCGGCCTGTGCCGCTGCAGTTCAGCTTCTGCAGTGCCAAGGGATTGCATCCGCTTCTGAATGATGCCGGAACCGGACTGCATCCCAACTGCAAGGTCTGGCGGGCGCCGAAGGGGCACAAACGCAAGGGACGCTCCGCTAAACCTCCTCAGCCGGAGCCGCCGCCGATCAGTTTTGTGGTGGCGCAGATGGCGGAACGGGACATGCTCCCCGCCATCTATTTCATCTTCAGTCGCCGCGGTTGCGACAAGGCTGTTCGCGATCTCGGCATTCAGTGCCTGGTCAACAAAGAGGAACAGGCCCGGATCCGCGCGCGGCTTAAGGCCTACAGCAGTGAGAACCCTGAGGCGGTGCGGGATGGCATCCATGCTGATGCTCTGCTCAGGGGCATCGCGGCGCACCATGCCGGTGTGCTTCCGGCTTGGAAGGAGTTGATCGAAGAGCTGTTCCAGCAGGGCCTGGTCAAGGTGGTCTTCGCCACGGAGACCCTGGCCGCCGGTATCAACATGCCGGCTCGCACCACCGTGATTGCGGCCCTGTCCAAGCGCACGGAACGGGGTCATCGTCCGCTGATGGGCAGCGAGTTTCTGCAGATGGCCGGTCGCGCTGGGCGTCGCGGCCTTGATTCAAGGGGCTATGTCGTCACCGTTCAGAGCCGGTTTGAGGGCGTTCGGGAAGCCGGTCAGCTGGCCACCAGCCCGGCTGATCCGTTGGTCAGCCAGTTCACGCCCAGTTACGGCATGGTGCTCAACCTGCTGCAACGCCATGACCTCAACAAGGCACGGGAGTTGGTGGAGCGCAGCTTCGGGCGCTATCTCGCCAGCCTGGATCTGGTGGAGGAGGAGGACGTGCTGTCCCAGCTGAGGCTGCAGCTCGGACAGCTCGAGGGGGTGGCCGGGGACATCCCTTGGGAAGACTTCGAGGAGTACGAAAAGCTCAGAGGACGCCTGCGGGAGGAGCGGCGCCTGCTGCGGATTCTTCAACAGCAGGCTGAAGAGACCCTGGCCAACGAACTCACCCTGGCTCTTCAGTTCGCCAGCACTGGAACGCTGGTGAGCCTCAAGTCACCGCAGCTGCGCGGACGGGTTACTCCTGCGGTGATTGTCGACAAGATTGAGGGCCCAGGCCAGTTCCCTCTGCTGCTCTGCTTGAGCGATGAGAACCTCTGGCTGTTGTTGCCATGCCAGTCCGTCGTCAGCATCCATGCTGAATTGAGCTGTCTGCAGGTGGATGGGGTCACGGCCCCTGATTTGCACAAGGCAGGCGAACTCCGCCATGGCGATCAGGCCAGTGGAGGACTGGCCCTGGCGGTGGCGCACGTGGCCCGGCGCCACGACATGACAATGCCTCAATACGACCTGGCGGGGGAAGTGCTGACCCAGGCCAGGACGGTGCAGGCCCTGGAACAGGAGCAGGAAGCCCATCCCGCCCATCGCTGGGGTGATCGCAAGCAGCTGAAGAAGCATCGGCGCCGGATGGAGGAGTTGGAGCAGGAGATTGAGGAGCGGCAGCGGTTGCTGCACCATCGCTCCAACCGCCACTGGGAAACTTTCCTGGCCCTGCTCGAGATTCTTCAGCAGTTCGGCTGCCTTGATGAGCTGACACCCACGGAGATCGGGCGGACCGTGGCGGCCTTACGTGGTGACAACGAGCTTTGGCTTGGACTGGCCTTGATGAGTGGACATCTCGATGACCTCTCAGCGCCGGATCTGGCGGCGGTGTTTGAAGCGATCAGTACCGAGGTCAACCGGCCTGATCTCTGGAGTGGCTTCCCTCCCCCTCCCGCAGCGGAGGAGGCACTGCATGATCTCTCTGGATTACGCAGGGAGTTGTTGCGGGCCCAGGAGCGTCTCGGTGTGGTGTTGCCGGCCTGGTGGGAGCCTGAGCTGATGGGGCTGGTGGAGTCATGGGCCAGAGGCACTGACTGGTCCGATCTGATCGCCAACACCTCGCTGGATGAAGGGGATGTGGTGCGGATCATGCGCCGCACGGTGGATCTGCTGGCCCAGGTGCCTTATTGCGAAGCGATCAGTGAGCAGTTGCGCAGCCATGCCCGTCAGGCCCTGCGAGCGATCAACCGCTTCCCGGTGGCGGAGGCTGAAGACTTGCTCAAACAGGCTGGCGATCAGAACCCTGCCACCGAACGGGCGGCCTGA
- a CDS encoding class II fumarate hydratase — MGQPMRQEHDSIGGVDVPAAALWGAQTQRSLNNFAIGHQKIPAELIHALARIKQCCAAVNGRHGLLNDQQVALIERAGQAIQTGQQDDHFPLSVWQTGSGTQTNMNVNEVISNLAAQESGENLGSHRPLHPNDHINRSQSTNDVFPAAIHVAAALQLQQELLPELKRLIASLDAKAVAWQDIIKIGRTHLQDAVPLRLGDEVSAWRDRLSDGAHWLTTAHQDLLALPLGGTAVGSGLNTPDRFAHEVCAELASRTGSDFQPADNLFAVMAGHDSLVQTMAQLRRLAVTLLTIANDIRLLACGPRAGLGELLLPANEPGSSIMPGKVNPTQCEAMAMVCTQVIGMDAAVAAAGAGGHLQMNVYKPLIGYNLIEGIRLLQDACRCFRLNLLTGMEADRDRIAFYVERSLMLVTALTPEIGYEKACAIAQHAHRDGLTLREAAMQSGAITDERFDQLIDPAAMASPHR; from the coding sequence ATGGGCCAACCGATGAGGCAGGAGCACGACAGCATTGGAGGTGTCGACGTCCCCGCTGCAGCGCTCTGGGGAGCCCAAACCCAGCGATCTCTCAACAACTTCGCCATTGGTCATCAAAAGATTCCAGCGGAGCTGATTCATGCCCTGGCACGGATCAAACAGTGCTGCGCCGCGGTGAACGGTCGCCATGGTCTGTTGAACGACCAACAGGTGGCCTTGATCGAACGGGCGGGCCAGGCAATCCAAACAGGCCAGCAAGATGATCACTTTCCTCTGAGTGTCTGGCAAACCGGCAGCGGCACGCAGACGAACATGAACGTGAATGAGGTGATCAGCAACCTCGCTGCTCAGGAATCCGGAGAGAACCTCGGCTCGCACCGTCCCCTCCACCCCAACGACCACATCAACCGGTCTCAGTCCACAAATGACGTTTTCCCGGCAGCGATCCATGTAGCTGCGGCTCTGCAGCTGCAGCAGGAGCTGCTGCCAGAGCTGAAGCGGCTGATCGCGAGTCTCGATGCCAAGGCCGTTGCCTGGCAGGACATCATCAAGATCGGGCGGACCCATCTGCAGGACGCAGTGCCGCTTCGCCTTGGAGATGAAGTCAGCGCCTGGCGCGACCGACTCAGCGACGGCGCCCATTGGCTGACCACAGCCCATCAAGACCTACTGGCTCTGCCGCTCGGAGGCACAGCCGTCGGCAGTGGATTGAACACGCCGGACCGATTTGCCCACGAGGTTTGTGCTGAACTCGCCAGCCGAACGGGATCCGACTTTCAGCCGGCGGACAACCTGTTTGCTGTCATGGCGGGCCATGACTCCCTGGTGCAGACCATGGCTCAGCTGCGGCGCCTGGCCGTGACGCTGCTCACCATCGCTAATGACATCCGCCTGCTGGCTTGCGGACCCAGGGCTGGGCTGGGGGAACTGCTGTTGCCGGCCAATGAACCGGGCAGCTCGATCATGCCAGGAAAGGTGAATCCCACCCAGTGCGAGGCCATGGCGATGGTCTGCACCCAGGTGATCGGCATGGATGCAGCCGTCGCGGCAGCTGGTGCTGGGGGGCATCTCCAGATGAACGTGTATAAACCCCTGATCGGCTACAACCTGATCGAGGGCATCCGTCTGCTGCAAGACGCCTGCCGCTGTTTCCGGCTGAATCTGTTGACCGGGATGGAAGCAGACCGTGACCGGATCGCATTTTACGTGGAGCGATCCCTGATGCTGGTGACGGCTTTGACGCCGGAGATCGGCTACGAAAAAGCCTGTGCGATCGCCCAGCACGCCCACCGAGACGGACTGACGCTTCGAGAGGCCGCCATGCAATCCGGAGCGATCACAGACGAACGCTTTGACCAGTTGATCGATCCAGCCGCGATGGCCTCACCCCACCGCTGA
- a CDS encoding DUF1997 domain-containing protein has product MPFACLAEASHCCTVALPGGEKAVLRRFFQRPKRSMAALLTRQRMDCKGDGRFLYASRPFQILRFEIRPEVLFAAHWSDQSQGLEIAFEDCWIHGLGAMQNAIRFECTALLVPKQEGVEAQARAAVVLSSDSPLIALPNGLRRRLAERALQLVFARLERRCQGGLKRALLNWIAEDAMGCIDRNRES; this is encoded by the coding sequence ATGCCCTTCGCCTGCCTCGCTGAGGCCAGTCATTGCTGCACGGTTGCGCTGCCCGGTGGCGAGAAGGCTGTGCTGCGGCGGTTTTTCCAGCGCCCGAAGCGATCAATGGCCGCCCTGCTCACCCGACAGCGGATGGACTGCAAGGGCGATGGTCGCTTCCTCTACGCATCGCGGCCGTTCCAGATCCTGCGTTTTGAGATCAGGCCAGAGGTGCTGTTTGCCGCGCATTGGTCGGATCAATCCCAGGGACTTGAGATTGCCTTTGAAGACTGCTGGATTCATGGCCTCGGCGCTATGCAGAACGCCATCCGCTTCGAGTGCACGGCGTTGCTTGTCCCCAAGCAGGAGGGTGTGGAGGCTCAGGCTCGAGCGGCAGTTGTGCTGTCATCGGACAGTCCGTTGATCGCGCTGCCGAATGGCCTGCGCCGACGTTTGGCTGAGCGGGCGTTGCAGCTGGTGTTTGCGCGGCTGGAGCGACGCTGCCAGGGCGGGCTGAAACGGGCCTTGCTGAATTGGATCGCGGAAGATGCAATGGGGTGTATTGATCGCAATCGTGAGAGTTAA
- a CDS encoding ABC transporter permease: MTLDRLWLQIRIVLALSETEFVLRAEKGSFGAWGVLFEPLALILTLLALRIFIRLKSTDFLNPVLWLTCGIALLYMFRKIGIKALTGVSKRQKFFFYRRIRPLDTLLASALIEARIHGAILVFVFIGVSFWSWQIKLDDPALVLIDFLLTVALGLGIGISALVIGHRIPIVKVLTKFGINRLLLWTSGIFYAVYTLPGPVRPFVTWNPLLHSVELLRHGINVAYPIPGISLQYLLVCSSLSCGFGLLFYFLNEALLLADD; this comes from the coding sequence TTGACGCTTGATCGTCTTTGGTTGCAAATCAGAATCGTTCTCGCGCTTTCTGAAACGGAGTTCGTCCTCAGAGCTGAAAAGGGATCCTTTGGTGCTTGGGGTGTTCTGTTTGAACCCCTGGCATTGATATTGACACTACTGGCTTTAAGAATTTTTATTCGGTTGAAGTCTACGGATTTCTTGAATCCTGTGCTCTGGCTGACGTGTGGAATCGCGCTCCTTTATATGTTCAGGAAAATTGGAATCAAGGCGCTGACGGGGGTTTCAAAGCGTCAGAAATTCTTTTTCTATCGTCGTATCCGTCCACTGGATACTTTGCTGGCGTCAGCGCTGATTGAAGCGAGAATTCATGGGGCAATTTTAGTCTTCGTCTTCATCGGCGTTTCATTTTGGAGTTGGCAGATCAAGTTGGACGATCCGGCTCTAGTACTAATCGATTTCCTTTTGACCGTTGCCCTGGGATTGGGTATTGGTATCAGTGCTTTGGTGATCGGTCATCGCATCCCGATTGTCAAGGTCTTGACAAAATTTGGAATCAATCGCTTGCTTCTCTGGACGTCTGGAATTTTTTATGCCGTATACACACTTCCAGGCCCAGTTCGTCCGTTCGTGACTTGGAATCCATTGCTGCACTCTGTTGAATTGCTACGCCATGGCATCAATGTGGCCTATCCCATACCTGGTATCAGCTTGCAGTACTTGCTTGTGTGCAGTTCTCTGAGCTGTGGATTTGGACTACTGTTTTATTTCCTCAATGAGGCTCTGCTTCTTGCCGATGACTGA
- a CDS encoding sugar ABC transporter: MTEQPRVTPTAAPRLRLGDGVRRIESFTGVQTSSLLPRLRSGLQGTWGNLFNVGTLAVAFVAISGVYCFGIGRDRYQATSEFVIKQPMPPATATTTVLGSMLSSSVLSSLEDGRYLQVYLKSNAVKQAVFPDSSAFKSTYAPQAPDRWSGLRDDANEQEQLAFFQRQLEVTPQELSGTILLSTSAFTADAAYQLNNNLLKQAQRFVNEVNQSISADQQSFAEEQVALAKTRLKKAGDALEDFQDRYGQLDPQGEQNATTGFITGLESRLVDLKVEEASLRRQFRDPNAPEVALVSDQVRELERQIQEERQKAVGSGGRDLNKLARQASGLQSDVNFASESLSSAMRAAENSRMESQRQLKFIVMLSKPQMPSGPETSWRWKAFLSCLGVLIVVWGVGGFMLTALRRD, encoded by the coding sequence ATGACTGAACAGCCCCGCGTAACACCAACGGCTGCCCCGCGACTGAGGCTGGGTGACGGTGTTCGTCGTATCGAATCCTTTACAGGCGTCCAAACCAGTTCGCTCCTGCCGAGGCTTCGCTCTGGGCTTCAGGGAACATGGGGGAATCTGTTTAATGTTGGGACTTTAGCGGTCGCTTTCGTTGCCATCTCGGGGGTGTATTGCTTCGGGATTGGCCGTGATCGCTATCAAGCGACATCTGAATTCGTAATCAAGCAGCCGATGCCGCCGGCGACGGCAACAACAACAGTTTTGGGTTCAATGCTCAGCTCCAGTGTTCTTTCATCGCTTGAGGATGGACGCTACTTGCAGGTTTATTTGAAATCCAATGCTGTGAAACAGGCTGTCTTCCCTGATTCTTCAGCCTTCAAGTCGACCTATGCGCCTCAGGCTCCTGATCGATGGAGTGGCCTGCGTGATGATGCCAATGAGCAAGAGCAGCTTGCATTTTTCCAACGGCAGCTCGAGGTGACCCCACAAGAGCTTTCAGGAACCATTCTACTGTCAACCAGTGCCTTTACTGCTGATGCTGCTTACCAACTTAATAACAATCTTCTCAAACAAGCGCAACGCTTTGTCAACGAAGTGAATCAGTCAATCAGTGCTGATCAGCAGAGCTTTGCTGAGGAACAGGTGGCCTTAGCTAAAACGCGCTTGAAAAAAGCCGGTGATGCACTGGAAGACTTTCAGGATCGTTATGGCCAATTGGATCCGCAGGGTGAACAGAATGCCACAACTGGTTTCATCACTGGCTTGGAATCTCGGCTAGTCGATCTAAAGGTCGAGGAGGCCAGTCTTCGTCGCCAGTTTCGTGATCCCAATGCACCTGAGGTGGCTCTTGTTAGCGATCAAGTGCGAGAACTGGAGCGTCAGATTCAGGAAGAGCGACAAAAAGCAGTTGGGTCAGGTGGACGCGACCTAAATAAACTGGCCCGTCAAGCTTCTGGTTTGCAATCAGATGTGAATTTTGCGAGTGAATCTCTAAGCTCGGCTATGCGTGCAGCTGAAAACAGTAGGATGGAGAGTCAGCGTCAGCTGAAATTCATTGTGATGCTAAGCAAGCCGCAAATGCCCTCTGGACCTGAGACATCGTGGCGTTGGAAGGCTTTCCTATCGTGCCTTGGTGTTTTGATCGTGGTCTGGGGTGTAGGAGGATTTATGCTGACGGCATTGCGGCGTGATTAA